The DNA segment GTTGGCGCCGCCATCGAGCCTCGGGCCGGCGCCGCAGCGCGCCCAGCCCGGTGCACGGCGCGTCGACCAATACCCGGTCGAATCCGGGTTCCAGCCCGGGGTCGCGGCCGTCGACCCGCAACACCGCCACGTCGAGGCCGCGGGTGTTCTCCTCCACCAGCTCCGCGCGGCGCGGCGCCGGTTCGACCGCGGTGATCTGGCCGGGGGCGAGCGCGGCCAGCATCGCGGTCTTACCGCCCGGCCCGGCGCACAGGTCGAGCCAGCGGCCCGCGTCGCCGTCGACGGGGGCCAGCGTCAGCGCGCGCGCCACCAACTGGCTGCCCTCGTCCTGGACCAGGGCGCGGCCGTCGCGGACCGGGCCGAGGCGGCCCGGGTCACCGCCGGACAGGTACACCGCGTAGGGCGAGTAGCAGCCGACGGTGCCGCCGACCGCCTCGGCGAGCTCTTCGGCGCTCAGTGCACCCGGCCGGGCCGCGAGGTGCACGACCGGGCGGGCGTCGTCGCTGGCGAGCAGCGCGTCGAGCTCGCCGGCGCGGGCGCCGAGCGCGTCGGTGAACGCCTGGGCCACCCACCGCGGGTGCGCATGGGTGAACGCGATGTGCCCGACCGGGTCGGTGTCGGCGGGCGGCGCCAGCTCCGCCACCCACGAGTCCTCGTCGCGGCCGGCGATCTTGCGCAGCACCCCGTTGACGAAACCTGCTCGCGCCGTGTCGAATTCGATGCCCGCCTGCTCCACGGTGGTCGACACCGCGGCGTGCGGTTCCACGCGTGTGCGCAGCAGCTGGTACGTCCCGAGCCGCAGCAGGTCGAGCAGCACGGGGTCGATGCGGTCCACCGGGCGGCCGGCGGCGGCCTCGATCACCGCATCGAGCAGGCCGCGGCTGCGGCAGGCGCCGTAGGTGAGCTCGGTGGCGAACCCGGCGTCGCGCCCGTCGAGGCCGCGCTCGTTGAGCAGCGCGGGCAGCGCGAGGTTCGCGTAGGCGTCACGTTCGGAGACCGCACGCAGGACGTCGAACGCGACGCGGCGGGCCGGATCCAGCGGTTTGCGGGGTTGCGGGCGGTTGCGCTGCGGGCGCTGCGGCGGGCGGGTCACTGCGCCGACACCGATGCGTCGAGCCGGGCGCCGCGCGCCCAGTCCGCGGCGTTCATGGGCTTCTTGCCGGGCGGCTGGACCGTGCCGAGCCGCACCGGTTCGGAGGCGGTGCCGACGAGCACGGCGTTCTTGAGCACCCTGATCGCACCCGGCGCCAGGGATTCGGCGGACTCGACGGTCACGGGCCCGAGCTTGACCCGCACGTCACCGATGACCGTCCACGCGCCCGGGTTCGGGGTGACGGCACGGATGCGGCGGTCCACCACGTGGGCGGGCAGATCCCAGCGGACCCTGGCCTCCTCGACGGTGATCTTCGGCGCGACGGTGACGCCGTCGGCCGGTTGCGGAACGGCCTGCAGACGGCCGTCGGCGATCCCGTCGATGGTGCTCTCGAGCAGCTGGGCGCCGGATTCCGCGAGCCGTGCCAGCAGGTCACCCGCGGTGTCGGCGGGCCGGATCGTCTCGGTGACCACCCCGTAGACCGGGCCGGAGTCCAGCGCAGGCTCGATGCGGAAGGTGGTCGCGCCGGTCACCGCGTCCCCGGCGGCGATGGCGGCCTGCACGGGCGCCGCGCCCCGCCACGCCGGCAGGAGCGAGAAGTGCAGGTTGATCCAGCCGTGCGGCGGAACGGCGAGCAACCGTTCCGACAGCAGCGCGCCATAGGCGACGACGGCGCAGCAGTCGGGTGCGATCTCCCGTAGTTCGGCGACGAACTCCTCGGAGTTCGGCTTCGCCGGGCGGAGCACCGGGATGCCGTGGTCGAGCGCCAGTTGCGCGACCGGCGACGGCGCCGGCGTGCCCCGCCGGCCCGCCGCCGCGTCGGGGCGGGTCAGCACGGCCGCCACCTCGTGGTGGGGAGACGCGATCAGCCGCTGCAGCGAGGGCAGGGCGGGTTCCGGGGTGCCGGCGAAGACGAGACGCACCGAGACAGTCTAGGGAGCGCTCAGTGGGGCGTCTGGTAGTACTCACGCTCGGACACCCCGGCGGCCCCGGCGACGAACATCCACGGGATCGTGGTCGCCAGCCGGTTGAGCGTGGCGACCGCGTCGTTGTAGTACTGCCGCGCGAAGGCCAGCTTGTTCTCGGTGTCGGCGAGGTTGCGCTGCAGGTCGAGGAAGTTGTTCGACGAGCTGAGCTGCGGGTGGGCCTGCCCGAGGGCGAGCACCTGGCCGACGGCGGTGTCGAGTTCCTTCTCGGCCGCGCTGCGCTGGGCCACCGACCGCCCCGCGGTCGCGGACGTCACGGCTGCCCGCGCGGTGCTGACGTGGTCGAGGATCGCCTTCTCGTGGGCGGCGAAGGTCTGCACCGTGTGCACGAGGCTCGGGATCAGCGAGGCGCGGCGGGTGAGTTCGACGTCGATGCCGGCGAGCGCTTCGGCGACGCGGACGTCGGCCGCGCGAAGCCTGTTGTAGCCGACCACGAAGGCGATCAGCGCGGCCACCGCCAGCAGCAGCACGAGCACCAGCACGAACCTCACCATGAGCCGCCCCCTCCTCCTCCGCCGCCGCCTCCGCCGCCACCGCCGGAGAAGCTGCTGCCGCCACTGCTGCTGCTCGACGACGACGCCGCCTGCGAGGCGGTGTAGGCGCTGATCGAGGACGACAACGCCGACTCGAAGCTGTCGAAACCGCCGCCCGCATCGAAGCCGCCGCTGCCATCGGAACCCGACGACGGCGAGGACTGATACCACTGTGGTTGCGGCGCAGCGATTCCCATCACCGTCTCGTACTTCTTCGCCCACAGGGCGGCGACGCCCGCGGCCACGGCGAACGGCAGATACGTGGTGTAGAGGTCCTTGCGCGCAGCGAAGTCGAACCGGGCCTCGGCGGAGTCGGTGCACAGCATCCGGTGGAATCCGCCGACCTGCGACCACAATTGGCGGCCCGCGGCGGTGCGGCGGGTGCCCAGGCCGGCGACCCACGACGGGACGGTGACGACGAAGAACGCCGCGAACGGCAGGCTCGCCATGGTGGTCGCGAAACCCCAGCCGAAGAACGCGCACACGGCGCCGATGGCGGCCAGCAGGTTCGCGACCTGCAGCCAGTCCTCGCGTCCGCGTTTGACCATCAGGCCCTCGTCGAGCGCCCACTGTTTGACGGCGGCAGCCATGTCGGTGCGGGCCTTGCTCAGCTTCTCCCCCGACCGCGCGGTGTGCTTGGCCTCGAATTCGGTGCCTGTGCCGATGATCTTCAGCGCGGATCCGACCGCGACGCTGACCGGATCGACGTCGGCCCACCGGCTCTTGCCCGCGGTGCCGCGGACCTCCCACTGTTTGGCGTTGACCTGGCGCAGCGTGATGAGGTCGTGCTCGGCGAGGTGGTACAGCGTGGCCGTCAAGCCGTGGGAAGGCACCTTCTCGGTGCGGAGGTACTCGGCCTGGACCGGGCCGATGCCGGGCGGCGGGGCGTACTGCAGCGGGAAGGCCGGCGGGCGTTCGACCACCGCCCTGCGCCACAGGTAGCCGGCCAGCGCGGCGGCGGCCGTCAGGCCGAGCATCCAGGCGACGCCGTCGACGGAGCTCCCGAGGATGCGGTCCCAGCGGTAGTCCCAGGGCAGTTCGGCGCGGGCAGGCGGCGGCGCGTCGACACCGATCCGCACCGTGACCGGGGTGCGCGGTGGCAGCTCCCGCGCCTCGACGCGCACGGTCCGTCCCGTCGCGCTCAGTTCGGCGCATTGCTGACCCACCCCGAACCCGACGCTGCACTGGGCGCCGGTGACACCGGCGGGCAGCGTGACCGTGATCTCGGCGCGGTCGATCCGGTTGTTCCATGACGGGGCGATAACGTTCCAGAAGAACGTCGACGGCGCCTCGGATTCCCCGGTGGCCGTGGCGAAACGGCGGTCGGCGCCGGTGGCCCCCGGATCGAGCACACCGGGAATGCGGTAGCGGATCTC comes from the Mycolicibacterium litorale genome and includes:
- a CDS encoding RsmB/NOP family class I SAM-dependent RNA methyltransferase, which encodes MTRPPQRPQRNRPQPRKPLDPARRVAFDVLRAVSERDAYANLALPALLNERGLDGRDAGFATELTYGACRSRGLLDAVIEAAAGRPVDRIDPVLLDLLRLGTYQLLRTRVEPHAAVSTTVEQAGIEFDTARAGFVNGVLRKIAGRDEDSWVAELAPPADTDPVGHIAFTHAHPRWVAQAFTDALGARAGELDALLASDDARPVVHLAARPGALSAEELAEAVGGTVGCYSPYAVYLSGGDPGRLGPVRDGRALVQDEGSQLVARALTLAPVDGDAGRWLDLCAGPGGKTAMLAALAPGQITAVEPAPRRAELVEENTRGLDVAVLRVDGRDPGLEPGFDRVLVDAPCTGLGALRRRPEARWRRQPGDVPGLARLQRELLASAIRLTRPGGVVLYATCSPHLAETVGVVADALRRHPVTALDTRPLFDPVDDLGDGPYVQLWPHRHGTDAMFAAALQVT
- the fmt gene encoding methionyl-tRNA formyltransferase — its product is MRLVFAGTPEPALPSLQRLIASPHHEVAAVLTRPDAAAGRRGTPAPSPVAQLALDHGIPVLRPAKPNSEEFVAELREIAPDCCAVVAYGALLSERLLAVPPHGWINLHFSLLPAWRGAAPVQAAIAAGDAVTGATTFRIEPALDSGPVYGVVTETIRPADTAGDLLARLAESGAQLLESTIDGIADGRLQAVPQPADGVTVAPKITVEEARVRWDLPAHVVDRRIRAVTPNPGAWTVIGDVRVKLGPVTVESAESLAPGAIRVLKNAVLVGTASEPVRLGTVQPPGKKPMNAADWARGARLDASVSAQ
- a CDS encoding LemA family protein, producing the protein MVRFVLVLVLLLAVAALIAFVVGYNRLRAADVRVAEALAGIDVELTRRASLIPSLVHTVQTFAAHEKAILDHVSTARAAVTSATAGRSVAQRSAAEKELDTAVGQVLALGQAHPQLSSSNNFLDLQRNLADTENKLAFARQYYNDAVATLNRLATTIPWMFVAGAAGVSEREYYQTPH
- a CDS encoding DUF2207 domain-containing protein translates to MRRLFAWAITLLLIAIGLLWPLVFDSGSGGGGTVDDPVVISDYRADFTVDDAGELTAVETITGDFPSDRHGIFRYWDVANPNSPRVRQEPEIDSVSLDGGPVPYEVLWESHRFRVAKIGDPDRTLDAGSHVYEIRYRIPGVLDPGATGADRRFATATGESEAPSTFFWNVIAPSWNNRIDRAEITVTLPAGVTGAQCSVGFGVGQQCAELSATGRTVRVEARELPPRTPVTVRIGVDAPPPARAELPWDYRWDRILGSSVDGVAWMLGLTAAAALAGYLWRRAVVERPPAFPLQYAPPPGIGPVQAEYLRTEKVPSHGLTATLYHLAEHDLITLRQVNAKQWEVRGTAGKSRWADVDPVSVAVGSALKIIGTGTEFEAKHTARSGEKLSKARTDMAAAVKQWALDEGLMVKRGREDWLQVANLLAAIGAVCAFFGWGFATTMASLPFAAFFVVTVPSWVAGLGTRRTAAGRQLWSQVGGFHRMLCTDSAEARFDFAARKDLYTTYLPFAVAAGVAALWAKKYETVMGIAAPQPQWYQSSPSSGSDGSGGFDAGGGFDSFESALSSSISAYTASQAASSSSSSSGGSSFSGGGGGGGGGGGGGGSW